In Alphaproteobacteria bacterium, the genomic stretch CTGGCGCGTGATTTCGGGCAGGGTGACCTTGGGGCAGAGTGAGTAATTGGTGATGAGGACGTTGACGCCCTTGGGCACAAGCCCCCTGGCGCAAATGCTGTTTTCCTTGGCCGACAGCATTTTCCAGTAACCGCCATGAATGAAGATGAGGATAGGGCCGCCCGGTTTTTCGGCCGGAAAGATATCGAGATACTCGTCCTTCGTAGGACCGAACCTGACATCGGGCGTGTGCTTCAGGCTTTTTCGTGCCTCGGCGCTGCCGTTGACGTAAAGATCCACATAGACGTTGAAATCGGGAACCGTCGGTATGAGATCGTATTGCGCGTCGATTTCTTCCTGTGTCTCGAAGTCACGATAAAGCTTCATCGAAATTCGTCCCCCAGATTGCTCATCCATATGCGTCGAGGCGGCAGGTTGCCGGTCCCTTCGCCGGCCCGCCTGTCGCCAACGAGCCAATCCGGCCCCGCGCAGGGTTAACGGCGTTTCATTCGAGCTTAACCGGTTTTTCGTATCCTGAACAATGCAACACCGTCCGGGCCGGATCGCGAAATGCGCGCCCGGCGGTGCATGCGCAACGCACCGGTGCACCATGGTCGGAGGATTCCGGGATGGCACGTATCGTTCGGCACATGATTGTTCAGCAGCCGGCCACCACGAGCTGGCCGCGCCCGCGCGACTGGCTGCAGAAAATGCGGGAAAGCTCCGGCTTCATCGCGCTTGCGGCCGTGGGGCTGATCGCCGCGGCGGGCGTCATCAGCGCGGCGCTCCTGGCCCGGGCCCTCTGGCCTGCATAGCCCGGGCGCCTGCCCCGGCCCGGGAGAGACGCCGCACCCCTCCTCTTTCTCCGCTTCTCTGCCCGCCTCTCGTTGGGCCTTGTCTCGAGGGCCGGGATGCCGCTATGCCTTACCCTTCCCTGCCATGGGCACGGATGGGTGGCCGAGCGGTTGAAGGCACCGGTCTTGAAAACCGGCAGGCGCTTACGCGTCTCGTGGGTTCGAATCCCACCCCATCCGCCATTCACGGTTTCTTAAATCGCCATCCCCTAGATGAGAGGCTGGCGCGGCCCCGGCACCCACCGCCGGAAGGACCGCGCGGGGCTTCCAGCTCGGGGCAGGCAGCATGAGCATAGAGGCGAGACCCTTCACACCGGCCGTGGCGGGCGCCACGCAACCGGATGACACTGAGGCGCACAAGGCACATTCGGGCGGCGGCCACGCGGTCACCCGCGATCAGGCCGATTGGGCCAAGGCCAGGCCGGGGGCGATCGACTATCTGCGCCACGCGCAGGCGAGAAGCGGCCGGCGGCCAATGGAGCTGGCGCGCGAATTCCTTCGCCTGACCCGCGGGCGGGGGCGCCTGACCTGGCCGGAATACGTTCAGTACGGCGTCTACGACACGGATCGTCTCAGTCCCGCAGCGCAGGCGGAATTCATCACCAACACCCTGCACTGGCCGATCACCCATGCGTGCTGCGACATGACCTGGCAGGCCACGACCGAGGACAAATGGCTCTGCGCCCGGATCCTGGCCGGGACCTCCGTGAAGATGCCGCGCACGCTGGCCGTGATCGACAAGTCGGCGCGTTCCTATCCCGATACCGAAAAACTTTCGACGACGGCGGCGCTGCGCGATTTCTTCACGACGCCCGGCATCCTGCCGGTTTTCGGCAAGGAGAACCGGGGGATCTGCAGTTTCGGTGCCTTCCTCGCGACGGATGCCGACGGTCAGGCGGTTCATCTGAAGGGGCACGGCCCTATCGATTACAAAACCTTCCTCGAACGCTTTGTCGGGGAAACGCCTTACCTTCTTCAGGAGTCCGAAACCAATCACCCCTTCTTTGCTCCTGTCACCGACGCGCTGGCGACGATCCGGTTGTGCGTGCTGGCAAAGGATGGCGCAATCGGGATTCCCTTCGCCGTGCTCAAGCTGCCGGCGCGGGACAATATCGCCGACAGTTTCTGGCGGCCGGGCAATCTTGCCTGTGCGCTCGATCCCGAGACGGGAGATATCCTGACCGTCCGCTCGAAAGACGCGTTCGGCACGACGGATCATCCGGCCCATCCCGAAACCGGCACCCCCCTGCTCGGCCGCACCGTGCCCGAATGGCCGCGGGTGCTGGAACTGGCCCGTGCCTGCGCGCCTGTCTTCGCGCCGCTGCGCTATCAGTCGATGGATATCGCGGTCACCGGGAACGGGCCGGTCCTGATCGAGATCAACACCGGCGGCGGGTTCGATCTGCCGCAGCTTGCGAGCGGCCGGGGATTCCTGACGGAAGCCGTGGCGGATTTCTTCCGTGCGTCCGGTTACGGGAAGGTCTGAAGGACGATGACAGTCGCGCCCGACGTTTACGCGGCCGAACCCATTCCCGAGGCGGCCCGCGCTGAAATCGAAGCCCTGCTTTCGAGCGGCGATCTGTTCCGCTACGGCGCGCCCGAGGGCTCTCCCGTCGCCCGGCTGGAAAGTGAATTT encodes the following:
- a CDS encoding sugar-transfer associated ATP-grasp domain-containing protein, producing the protein MSIEARPFTPAVAGATQPDDTEAHKAHSGGGHAVTRDQADWAKARPGAIDYLRHAQARSGRRPMELAREFLRLTRGRGRLTWPEYVQYGVYDTDRLSPAAQAEFITNTLHWPITHACCDMTWQATTEDKWLCARILAGTSVKMPRTLAVIDKSARSYPDTEKLSTTAALRDFFTTPGILPVFGKENRGICSFGAFLATDADGQAVHLKGHGPIDYKTFLERFVGETPYLLQESETNHPFFAPVTDALATIRLCVLAKDGAIGIPFAVLKLPARDNIADSFWRPGNLACALDPETGDILTVRSKDAFGTTDHPAHPETGTPLLGRTVPEWPRVLELARACAPVFAPLRYQSMDIAVTGNGPVLIEINTGGGFDLPQLASGRGFLTEAVADFFRASGYGKV